Genomic segment of Ignavibacteriales bacterium:
AGTTGATTCGTTTTGCCGCTCGCTTGAGCGATAAAGTGTTTAAAAATCTCTTAACGCTCGTGCGTCCGGGTGTGCGTGAATGCGACATCGCGGCGGAAATCAGCTACTTGCATCGGAAATACGGCGCTGAGTGCGATGCATTCGATCCGATTGTTGCAAGCGGTGAACGAGGAGCTTTACCGCATGCCCGGGCATCTGAAAAAAAAATTCGGCGCGGCGAAATGGTCGTACTGGACTTTGGCTGTTGTTATCATGGATACAACAGCGATATGACACGCACACTTGCAGTTGGAAATCCTTCGGCAGAGATGAAGAACGTGTACCAAATTGTGCTTGATGCGCAAAAGAAAGCTATCGAGGCAGTGCGTAACGGAGTGACGGCTCGTTCAATTGATGCAATCGCGCGGAAATACATTAGACAGAATGGCTATGGACGATATTTCATCCACTCGCTGGGTCACGGGTTAGGCATTCATGTTCACGACCCATTGCGTATCTCTGCACTCAGTGCGGCAGTGCTTCACACTGGCAATGTCATGACGATTGAACCGGGAATTTATCTTCCGGGTCGCGGTGGCGTGCGTATCGAAGACGATATTGTTGTTCGTGAAAACGGCTGCGACATACTGACAACATCTTCAAAAGAATTAATTATTGTGTGATTTATGACGAATGACGGATTTAGAAAAGTTTTAATCATTGCATATTATTTTCCTCCAATGGGATTAAGCGGTGTGCAGCGAACGGTGAAGTTTGCGAAGTTTCTTCCAAAATACGGCTGGAAACCGACAGTGCTCACCGTGGAACCGACTGGGTACTATGCATTTGATGACACCTTGTTGAAGGAAGCAGAAGAGGCCGGTGTGAGGATTATTCGCACAAATTCTTACGATGTGAATCGCTTACTCAAGAAGCAAGGCGTTATAAAGATGCCTTCGGAACGGATGCGGAAGATACTGCAATTCTTTGGTGATTTATTTTTCATCCCTGATACAAAGATCGGATGGAAATCCATTGCTGTGAAGGCAGCATCGGAACTCATCGAACAGGAGCGCTTTGATCTGTTGTTTGCTACTGCTCCGCCGCAAACCGATTTTCTTATAGGCGCAGCACTGAAACGCAAGTATGAGATCCCTCTGGTGGTGGATTATAGAGATGCATGGCTTGATTATCCATTCAAATATTTTCCAACCCCTCTGCATCGCTGGTGGCATACACATTTAGAGAGGCGAGTTCTCAAAGCTGCAGATAGGGTCATCGTAACGCACCGGCGAGTGAAGGAAAGTATTCTGCGGCGTCATAAAACTGTAGATTACAATGAAGTAATGATTATCTCGCAAGGATTTGATGCGGAGGATTTTCCACCGACGAACACTGAGAAACGAGCGAAGCCGGTAAAAATGAAAATTGCTCACGCGGGGACATTTTATGCCGAAAGGAATCCGGTAAAAATGCTTCAAGCACTCGCAAATGTTTTACAAGCGAATCCAAAGATTCGCGGACGAGTCGAATTACACTTTATTGGCAACGTGCGTGAAGAAGACCGGCAGCTTGTGAAAAAATTGGATTTACAGAATGCTGTTCACTTTCTGGGGTATTTGCCGCATAGGGAATGTATAAAACACTTAGTTGAATCTGATGTGTTATGGTTCGTTATTGATAACGACTACCAAACACCCGGCAAGTTGTATGAATATTTCGGTTCGCGAAAGCCTTTAATCGCCTCGGTCACCGATGGATATACGAAGCAGGTCATCAAAGAGAGCGGTGCGGCGATTTGTGTTCCGCTGAAAGATGTCACAGCGCACGAGAGTGCCATCCTCGAACAGTTCAAGCGGTTCGAACAGAAAAAATTAGAACGCGTGCAGGAATCGTTTGCGGCAAAATTCAATCGGTTAACACTCACAGCTGAATTGGCGAAACAATTCGAGTTGCTCATGGATTATGATCGTGCCGGATTTGTGAAGGTGAAGGAGCAATCAGCGTGAATATTCTTGTCATTGGTTCCGGTGGAAGAGAACATGCACTTGTGTGGAAACTTCGTCAGAGCCCGAACGTAAAAACAGTCTTTTGCGCACCCGGAAATGCCGGTATCGAACAATGTGCCGTCTGCGTACCATTGAAGCCGTCTGACATCAAAGGGTTGCTGAAGTTTGCAAAGGAAAAAAAGATCGATCTGACAGTTGTTGGTTCCGAACAGCCTCTTGTTGAAGGAATAGTGGATGCCTTCGAAGAACGCGGCTTCAAAATCTTTGGTCCAAGTAAGGCTGCTGCCCAATTGGAAGGCAGTAAAGTTTTTTCGAAAAATTTTATGTTGCGGCATCACATTCCGACAGCTCACTATCGGAGCTTTGCAGCGACTGCAATTGACGAAGCGAAAAAATATATCAACACCATTGAGCCGCCGATGGTTGTGAAAGCGGACGGTCTTGCGGCAGGCAAAGGAGTGCTTATTTGTAAGAGCCGGCAGGAAGCCGCTCTTGCACTGGATGAAATTGTCTTACAGAAAGCGTTCGGTTCTGCCGGTAATCACATTGTCGTTGAAGAATTTTTAAATGGTGAAGAGGCGTCACTGTTTGTCTTGACGGATGGCGAGCGATTTGCCACACTCGCTTCGGCGCAGGATCACAAGCGTATTCTTGATGGTGATCTTGGAAAAAATACCGGTGGTATGGGGGCGTACGCACCAGCACCTATTGTGACGTATGAACTTCTTCAGCGCGTGCTGCATGAAGTGGTCCAACCGACGCTCGACGGCATGAAACAAGAAGGTATGCCGTATCGCGGATGTTTATATATCGGATTGATGATAACACGAGATGGACCTCAAGTGCTGGAGTATAATTGCCGTTTCGGCGATCCGGAAACGCAGGTTGTTGTTCCTCTTATCGACGGAGATTTGGCGGAAATATTTCTCTCCATCTCAGAACGCCGGCTTGATTCATCGAAAGTAAAACTGCATTCGGCTTCAGCCGTGTGCGTCGTGATGGCATCGCATGGCTATCCGGACAAATACCAGACCGGTAAACAGATTTTCGGATTGGAAAACATCAAAGCAGAAGATGGCGTCGTGGTGTTTCATGCTGGCACAAAAAAAGAAGGAAGTGCAATTGTTACATCCGGCGGGCGTGTGCTCGGAGTGACAGCGATTGGTTTTAATAATGAACTGGAGC
This window contains:
- a CDS encoding Xaa-Pro peptidase family protein gives rise to the protein MIHQRLKAVRVLMTKLRLQSMLVTERAHVRYLTGFSGSCGLCLITLTKQFFITDRRYQSQAPQEVRGFKIIIAKQNLFPVLIERKLIPIQSRIGFESQYISVADMKCLKKLLPLRQFISVKSILENITAIKDDKEIELIRFAARLSDKVFKNLLTLVRPGVRECDIAAEISYLHRKYGAECDAFDPIVASGERGALPHARASEKKIRRGEMVVLDFGCCYHGYNSDMTRTLAVGNPSAEMKNVYQIVLDAQKKAIEAVRNGVTARSIDAIARKYIRQNGYGRYFIHSLGHGLGIHVHDPLRISALSAAVLHTGNVMTIEPGIYLPGRGGVRIEDDIVVRENGCDILTTSSKELIIV
- the purD gene encoding phosphoribosylamine--glycine ligase — protein: MNILVIGSGGREHALVWKLRQSPNVKTVFCAPGNAGIEQCAVCVPLKPSDIKGLLKFAKEKKIDLTVVGSEQPLVEGIVDAFEERGFKIFGPSKAAAQLEGSKVFSKNFMLRHHIPTAHYRSFAATAIDEAKKYINTIEPPMVVKADGLAAGKGVLICKSRQEAALALDEIVLQKAFGSAGNHIVVEEFLNGEEASLFVLTDGERFATLASAQDHKRILDGDLGKNTGGMGAYAPAPIVTYELLQRVLHEVVQPTLDGMKQEGMPYRGCLYIGLMITRDGPQVLEYNCRFGDPETQVVVPLIDGDLAEIFLSISERRLDSSKVKLHSASAVCVVMASHGYPDKYQTGKQIFGLENIKAEDGVVVFHAGTKKEGSAIVTSGGRVLGVTAIGFNNELEQTIQNAYRTVEKITFDGAYYRSDIGKKALTHVHAK
- a CDS encoding glycosyltransferase family 4 protein, with translation MTNDGFRKVLIIAYYFPPMGLSGVQRTVKFAKFLPKYGWKPTVLTVEPTGYYAFDDTLLKEAEEAGVRIIRTNSYDVNRLLKKQGVIKMPSERMRKILQFFGDLFFIPDTKIGWKSIAVKAASELIEQERFDLLFATAPPQTDFLIGAALKRKYEIPLVVDYRDAWLDYPFKYFPTPLHRWWHTHLERRVLKAADRVIVTHRRVKESILRRHKTVDYNEVMIISQGFDAEDFPPTNTEKRAKPVKMKIAHAGTFYAERNPVKMLQALANVLQANPKIRGRVELHFIGNVREEDRQLVKKLDLQNAVHFLGYLPHRECIKHLVESDVLWFVIDNDYQTPGKLYEYFGSRKPLIASVTDGYTKQVIKESGAAICVPLKDVTAHESAILEQFKRFEQKKLERVQESFAAKFNRLTLTAELAKQFELLMDYDRAGFVKVKEQSA